In Lachnospiraceae bacterium, one DNA window encodes the following:
- a CDS encoding protein jag, with product MDMITVTAKTVDEAVTKALIELETTSDKLEYEVVDKGSAGFLGIGAKPAIIRAKKKETIADKAIEFLSQIFGAMNLEVSITAAYNEEEQELSLNLEGDDMGILIGKRGQTLDSLQYLVSLIVNKGTEGYLRVKLDTENYRERRKETLETLAKNIAYKVKRTRRPVSLEPMNPYERRIIHAAVQNDKYVTTRSEGEEPFRHVVIALKKEAVSGERKGRYDRAGRGRSYGYKGNNRRGGSYQTAPKAEPVTETVSESTQE from the coding sequence ATGGATATGATTACGGTTACTGCGAAAACAGTAGACGAAGCGGTTACGAAGGCGTTGATCGAACTTGAAACTACCAGTGACAAGCTGGAGTATGAAGTGGTTGACAAGGGAAGCGCCGGATTTTTGGGAATCGGTGCAAAACCGGCGATCATACGTGCAAAAAAGAAAGAGACCATTGCTGATAAGGCGATTGAGTTTCTGTCCCAGATTTTTGGTGCCATGAACCTTGAGGTATCTATTACAGCTGCTTACAATGAAGAAGAGCAGGAGCTTTCCCTGAACTTAGAGGGAGATGACATGGGAATCCTGATTGGTAAGAGAGGACAGACCTTGGACTCCTTACAGTATCTGGTAAGCCTGATCGTAAATAAGGGAACAGAAGGCTATTTAAGAGTAAAACTGGATACGGAAAATTACCGTGAAAGAAGAAAAGAGACTCTTGAAACCCTTGCAAAGAATATTGCATATAAGGTAAAACGTACCAGACGTCCGGTATCCTTAGAGCCTATGAATCCTTATGAAAGACGGATCATCCATGCAGCAGTCCAGAATGACAAGTATGTGACCACACGCAGCGAAGGAGAGGAACCTTTCCGCCATGTAGTCATTGCTTTAAAAAAGGAAGCTGTTTCCGGTGAAAGAAAGGGAAGATATGACAGAGCCGGCAGAGGCCGTTCTTATGGTTATAAGGGAAATAACCGCAGAGGCGGTTCTTACCAGACTGCACCAAAGGCAGAGCCTGTGACTGAAACAGTCAGTGAAAGCACACAGGAGTAA
- the mnmE gene encoding tRNA uridine-5-carboxymethylaminomethyl(34) synthesis GTPase MnmE — translation MKTDTIAAIATGMSNSGIGIVRISGDEALQVISRIYRNKKGEPKDLGQVRSHTIHYGYIYDGEERLDEVLVMIMKGPNSYTAEDTVEIDCHGGVFIVKKILETVIRNGARTAEPGEFTKRAFLNGRIDLAQAEAVADVIQSTNEYALKSSVSQLAGSVSRKIRELREKILFEIAFIESALDDPEHISLDGYPEHLLEALEPMVKQVERLLASCDDGRVMSEGIKTVILGKPNAGKSSLMNVLLGEERAIVTEIAGTTRDTLEEHIYLKGISLNVVDTAGIRDTEDVVEKIGVERAMKAAEDADLIIYVVDGSRALDENDKEIMEFIKGRRAIVLLNKTDLEMAIDKKELENTCGHGVIPISAKEEQGIEALEEEIRRLFYHGKLSFNEQVYITNVRHKEALEQTLDSLKMVKQSVSDGMPEDFYSIDLMNAYEQLGKILGEAVEDDLVNEIFSKFCMGK, via the coding sequence ATGAAAACAGATACCATTGCAGCGATAGCGACTGGAATGAGCAATTCCGGTATCGGTATCGTAAGGATAAGCGGTGATGAAGCCCTGCAGGTAATAAGCCGCATTTACAGAAATAAAAAGGGGGAGCCAAAGGATCTGGGCCAGGTGAGATCCCATACGATCCATTATGGCTATATTTATGATGGTGAAGAACGTCTGGATGAAGTTCTGGTCATGATCATGAAGGGACCTAACAGCTATACAGCAGAAGATACAGTGGAGATCGACTGTCACGGAGGCGTGTTCATTGTAAAGAAGATACTGGAAACTGTGATCCGGAATGGCGCAAGGACTGCAGAGCCTGGAGAATTTACAAAACGCGCTTTTTTAAACGGGCGTATTGATCTGGCCCAGGCAGAGGCAGTGGCAGATGTGATCCAGTCTACCAATGAATATGCCTTAAAAAGCTCAGTAAGTCAGTTAGCAGGCTCTGTTTCACGAAAGATCAGGGAGCTTCGTGAAAAGATATTATTTGAGATCGCCTTTATTGAGTCTGCATTAGATGATCCGGAGCATATTTCATTAGATGGGTATCCGGAGCATCTTTTAGAGGCTTTGGAGCCTATGGTAAAACAGGTAGAAAGGCTTTTAGCTTCCTGTGATGATGGCCGTGTGATGTCGGAAGGGATAAAGACTGTTATTTTAGGAAAGCCAAATGCAGGAAAATCTTCTCTGATGAATGTGCTTTTAGGGGAAGAAAGAGCTATTGTCACGGAGATCGCAGGAACTACAAGAGATACCCTGGAAGAGCATATTTATCTTAAGGGCATCAGCTTAAATGTGGTGGATACAGCAGGTATCCGTGATACAGAGGATGTGGTGGAAAAAATCGGCGTGGAGCGTGCTATGAAGGCAGCAGAGGACGCAGATCTGATCATCTATGTGGTAGACGGTTCCAGGGCACTGGATGAAAATGATAAAGAGATCATGGAGTTTATTAAGGGGCGCAGAGCAATTGTCCTTTTAAATAAAACAGATCTGGAAATGGCGATAGATAAAAAAGAGTTAGAAAATACCTGTGGCCATGGAGTGATCCCTATCTCTGCAAAAGAGGAGCAGGGCATTGAAGCTCTTGAGGAAGAGATAAGGCGGCTGTTTTACCACGGAAAGCTCTCTTTTAATGAGCAGGTTTATATTACCAATGTACGCCACAAAGAGGCGCTGGAACAGACACTGGACAGTCTTAAAATGGTAAAACAAAGCGTATCAGACGGCATGCCGGAAGATTTCTATTCTATTGATCTGATGAATGCTTATGAGCAGCTTGGAAAGATATTAGGAGAAGCGGTGGAAGATGATCTGGTAAATGAGATCTTTTCCAAGTTCTGTATGGGAAAATGA
- the mnmG gene encoding tRNA uridine-5-carboxymethylaminomethyl(34) synthesis enzyme MnmG, producing MPYLEESYDIVVVGAGHAGCEAALACARLGLETIVFTVSVDSIALMPCNPNVGGSSKGHLVRELDALGGEMGKNIDKTFIQSKMLNESKGPAVHSLRAQADKQEYSRQMRKTMENTQHLTIRQAEVSELIVEEGQIKGVKTFSGAIYHGKAVVLCTGTYLRARCIYGDVSNPTGPNGLQAATHLTDSLIANGIEMFRFKTGTPARADKRSIDFTRMEEQFGDKRVVPFSFSTDPESVQKEQASCWLTYTNQETHKIIRDNLSRSPLFSGAIEGTGPRYCPSIEDKVVKFPDKERHQVFVEPEGLYTNEMYLGGMSSSLPEDVQYAMYRTVPGLEHVRIVRNAYAIEYDCINSLQLKSTLEFKKIHGLFAGGQFNGSSGYEEAAVQGFMAGVNASMEVMGREQVVLDRSQAYIGVLIDDLVTKENHEPYRMMTSRAEYRLLLRQDNADLRLRRIGHDIGLVSDAEYEHLLEKEAQINAEIERLEKATIGGTPKVQELLARYESTPLKSGTTLAELIKRPELDYEKLAEVDENRPELAFDVQEQVNIEIKYEGYIKRQMQQVAQFKKLEGKKLPENFDYAQVNSLRKEAVQKLNKIQPSTIGQASRISGVSPADISVLMVYLERSK from the coding sequence ATGCCATATTTGGAAGAATCATATGATATTGTGGTAGTTGGTGCCGGTCATGCCGGCTGTGAGGCAGCATTAGCCTGTGCCAGACTGGGCCTTGAGACCATTGTATTTACAGTCAGTGTGGACAGTATTGCCCTCATGCCCTGTAATCCCAATGTAGGTGGAAGCTCTAAGGGACATCTGGTAAGAGAACTGGATGCATTAGGCGGAGAAATGGGAAAGAATATTGATAAGACCTTTATCCAGTCTAAGATGTTAAACGAGTCTAAAGGACCGGCTGTCCACTCTTTAAGAGCCCAGGCGGATAAGCAGGAATACAGCCGCCAGATGAGAAAGACCATGGAAAATACCCAACATCTGACCATCCGCCAGGCAGAAGTATCTGAGCTTATAGTAGAGGAAGGGCAGATAAAGGGAGTTAAAACCTTTTCCGGGGCCATATATCATGGGAAAGCGGTTGTACTGTGTACTGGAACATATCTGCGGGCAAGATGCATCTACGGGGACGTGAGCAATCCTACAGGGCCAAATGGTCTTCAGGCAGCCACCCATCTTACCGATTCGCTGATCGCAAATGGAATTGAAATGTTCCGTTTTAAAACAGGAACACCGGCCAGGGCAGACAAGCGCAGCATTGATTTTACCAGGATGGAAGAACAGTTTGGTGATAAGAGAGTGGTTCCATTTTCTTTCTCTACAGATCCCGAAAGCGTTCAGAAAGAACAGGCATCCTGCTGGCTCACTTATACAAATCAGGAAACACACAAGATCATCCGTGATAATTTAAGCCGTTCGCCTCTGTTTTCCGGTGCGATTGAAGGAACAGGTCCAAGATATTGTCCGTCTATTGAGGACAAGGTGGTAAAATTCCCTGATAAAGAACGCCATCAGGTATTTGTGGAACCAGAAGGTCTTTATACGAATGAAATGTACTTAGGAGGTATGAGCAGTTCTCTTCCTGAGGATGTACAGTATGCAATGTACCGCACTGTGCCAGGGCTGGAGCATGTGCGGATCGTAAGAAATGCCTACGCCATTGAATATGACTGTATCAATTCTTTACAGCTTAAGTCTACATTAGAGTTTAAGAAGATCCATGGTCTGTTTGCAGGCGGTCAGTTTAACGGAAGCTCCGGTTATGAGGAAGCAGCTGTACAGGGCTTTATGGCAGGTGTAAATGCTTCTATGGAGGTTATGGGCAGAGAACAGGTGGTTCTGGATCGTTCTCAGGCCTATATTGGTGTACTTATTGATGATCTGGTGACTAAGGAAAACCATGAACCATACCGTATGATGACTTCCAGGGCAGAATACAGACTGCTTTTAAGACAGGATAACGCAGACCTGCGTTTACGCCGGATCGGGCATGATATCGGTCTTGTAAGTGATGCGGAATATGAGCATCTCCTTGAAAAAGAGGCACAGATCAATGCAGAAATCGAACGTCTTGAAAAGGCGACCATCGGCGGTACCCCAAAGGTTCAGGAGCTGCTGGCCAGATATGAAAGCACTCCTCTTAAGTCAGGAACTACTTTGGCAGAGCTGATCAAGCGCCCGGAACTGGACTATGAGAAGCTGGCAGAGGTAGATGAAAACCGTCCTGAACTTGCTTTTGATGTACAGGAACAGGTAAATATTGAGATCAAATATGAAGGCTATATTAAACGTCAGATGCAGCAGGTAGCCCAGTTTAAGAAGTTAGAGGGCAAAAAGCTGCCGGAAAACTTTGATTATGCCCAGGTAAACAGCCTGAGAAAAGAGGCAGTACAGAAGTTAAATAAGATCCAGCCGTCTACCATTGGACAGGCCTCCAGAATTTCAGGAGTGTCACCGGCGGACATTTCCGTATTAATGGTATATCTGGAAAGAAGCAAGTGA
- the rsmG gene encoding 16S rRNA (guanine(527)-N(7))-methyltransferase RsmG, with protein sequence MTEQFARKMEEGVKPLGIRLGEKQLEQFYDYFQFLVEKNKVMNLTAITEEDAVITKHFCDSLSLVKGFSEIEKTVSLIDVGTGAGFPGIPLKIAFPHLKVTLLDSLNKRVRFLEEVCERLGLENVTCVHARAEDGGRNKDYREKFDLCVSRAVANLSSLSEYCMPFVRVGGYFIPYKSGEIVEELTQAKKAVGILGGEIENVTGFELPGGEGSRSLIKIRKMKPISAKYPRKAGLPGKEPLGGK encoded by the coding sequence ATGACAGAGCAGTTTGCACGGAAAATGGAAGAGGGCGTAAAGCCTTTAGGTATCCGGTTAGGCGAAAAGCAGCTGGAGCAGTTTTACGATTATTTCCAGTTTCTGGTGGAAAAAAATAAAGTAATGAACCTGACGGCTATTACAGAAGAAGATGCAGTGATCACAAAGCATTTTTGTGACAGCCTGAGCCTTGTAAAAGGTTTTTCTGAAATTGAGAAAACGGTTTCATTGATTGATGTGGGAACGGGAGCGGGCTTTCCTGGCATCCCTTTGAAAATAGCATTTCCTCATTTGAAAGTCACTTTGCTGGATTCTTTGAATAAGAGAGTACGGTTTTTAGAAGAGGTCTGTGAACGTCTTGGGCTTGAAAATGTGACCTGTGTCCATGCAAGAGCAGAGGATGGAGGCAGAAATAAGGATTACAGGGAGAAATTTGACCTGTGCGTATCCCGTGCAGTGGCAAATCTTTCCTCTTTATCAGAATATTGTATGCCATTTGTAAGAGTGGGGGGATATTTTATCCCTTATAAGTCTGGTGAGATCGTAGAAGAACTGACTCAGGCGAAAAAAGCAGTGGGGATTTTAGGCGGAGAGATTGAAAATGTCACCGGATTTGAGCTCCCAGGAGGAGAAGGCTCCAGAAGTTTGATCAAGATCAGAAAAATGAAACCGATTTCGGCAAAGTATCCGAGAAAAGCAGGACTTCCTGGAAAAGAACCGTTAGGTGGGAAATAA
- a CDS encoding LacI family transcriptional regulator gives MNIKEMAKLAGVSCATISRVLNDSGYVKEDTRKKVMEIIREYNYTPNMIARSLSSKDSFNIGIIIPNVGEKQYGKILEGAAKETAKHGYSLVFMDSENDQKTEKKWLEEVKNQHMKGLVLVPVCSENKELRGALQELEEQGTAVVLTEKDVKNAGMDGVFADEFRGAYEGICRLVEKGCKKIAIILGQPEMDVVTEERYRGCLQALEDNGISGAEKMVLREAEDLSRVFQGKKLPDAFLALNQIAADQCIRELFKCKKVGMEKIIFMGMDAENTAQVLGDEMISVEKDRRKQGKEAVKLLLEAFDAEENDRIRGKRIMIPYKVTESGAC, from the coding sequence ATGAATATCAAAGAAATGGCGAAGCTTGCGGGAGTCTCCTGTGCTACAATATCCAGGGTTTTAAATGATTCAGGGTATGTAAAGGAAGATACCCGAAAGAAAGTAATGGAGATCATCAGGGAGTATAATTATACTCCTAATATGATCGCCAGAAGCCTAAGCAGTAAAGATAGTTTTAATATTGGCATCATTATTCCAAATGTGGGAGAAAAACAGTATGGAAAGATATTAGAAGGTGCTGCAAAAGAAACTGCAAAACACGGATACAGCCTTGTTTTTATGGATAGCGAAAATGACCAGAAAACAGAGAAAAAGTGGCTGGAAGAGGTGAAAAACCAGCACATGAAAGGTCTTGTTTTAGTGCCGGTGTGCAGTGAAAATAAAGAACTGCGAGGTGCACTGCAGGAACTGGAAGAACAGGGAACTGCAGTTGTGCTTACAGAAAAAGATGTTAAAAATGCAGGAATGGATGGCGTTTTTGCAGATGAATTCCGGGGCGCTTATGAAGGTATCTGCCGTCTGGTGGAAAAAGGCTGCAAAAAGATAGCCATTATACTGGGACAGCCTGAAATGGATGTTGTTACAGAAGAACGGTATAGAGGCTGTTTGCAGGCATTAGAAGATAATGGAATATCCGGGGCAGAGAAAATGGTGCTCAGGGAAGCAGAAGACTTAAGTCGGGTATTTCAGGGAAAAAAACTTCCGGATGCATTTTTGGCTTTAAATCAAATAGCAGCTGATCAGTGTATCAGGGAGCTTTTTAAATGTAAAAAAGTGGGAATGGAAAAGATCATTTTTATGGGAATGGATGCTGAAAATACAGCACAGGTTTTAGGTGATGAGATGATCTCTGTAGAAAAAGACAGAAGAAAACAGGGAAAAGAGGCAGTAAAACTGCTTTTGGAAGCCTTTGATGCAGAAGAAAATGACCGTATAAGGGGAAAACGGATCATGATCCCTTATAAAGTAACAGAAAGCGGTGCCTGCTGA
- a CDS encoding deoxyribonuclease IV: MLRIGCHLSSSKGYCAMAKDALKIHANTFQYFSRNPRGGNAKALDQDDISRFLLQAKANDIHPFLAHAPYTLNGCSADPTLRDFAKRTMADDLARLESTPGNLYNFHPGSHVKQGTDVGISYIADMLNEILKPDQTTTVLLETMSGKGSEVGKSFEELKEIIDKVELSDHLGVCLDTCHIWDAGYDIAEHLDDVISEFDRIIGLDRLKAIHLNDSLNPLGAHKDRHARLGEGHIGLPALKRFINHPALAHLPFYLETPNDLDGYAKEIQLMREAWDY; encoded by the coding sequence ATGCTTCGTATTGGCTGTCACTTATCATCTTCTAAAGGCTACTGTGCCATGGCAAAGGATGCCCTGAAGATCCACGCAAACACTTTCCAGTATTTTTCCCGCAACCCTAGAGGCGGTAATGCCAAAGCTCTGGATCAAGATGATATCTCCCGCTTTCTCCTTCAGGCAAAAGCTAATGATATCCATCCATTCCTGGCACATGCTCCCTATACCTTAAATGGCTGCTCTGCTGATCCGACTCTTCGTGATTTTGCGAAACGGACCATGGCAGATGACCTTGCGAGATTGGAATCCACTCCCGGAAATCTCTATAATTTTCATCCCGGAAGCCACGTAAAGCAAGGCACTGATGTGGGGATCTCTTATATTGCAGATATGTTAAATGAAATCTTAAAGCCGGATCAGACCACTACTGTTCTCCTGGAAACCATGTCCGGAAAAGGAAGCGAAGTCGGAAAAAGCTTTGAAGAATTAAAAGAGATCATTGATAAAGTAGAATTAAGTGATCATCTGGGAGTCTGCTTAGATACCTGCCATATATGGGATGCAGGCTATGATATTGCAGAACACTTAGATGATGTGATATCAGAATTTGACCGCATTATCGGTCTTGACCGTTTAAAAGCCATTCATTTAAATGATAGTTTAAATCCTTTAGGTGCTCACAAAGACCGCCACGCCAGATTAGGAGAAGGCCATATTGGGCTGCCCGCCCTGAAGCGTTTCATCAATCACCCGGCTCTGGCCCATCTCCCCTTCTACCTGGAAACGCCCAACGATCTGGACGGATATGCAAAAGAGATTCAACTAATGCGTGAAGCATGGGACTATTGA
- a CDS encoding alpha/beta hydrolase, translating to MKTKNKLLTLLILSSGAAAATALINKAVKLSAVSKHILESRVSLCYRWRLGNIHYTKIGEGKPLLLVHDLEPASSSYEWHEVRKRLAKNHTVYTIDLLGFGRSEKPNLTYTNYLYVQLLSDFIKSEIGHRTDILATGDAASLAVMACGNSPELFDRLILVNPESMLSCSMVPGKNAKLYKFILDLPIAGTLIYHIASSRQNIADTFKNIYYSNPYSVTARQVDAYYEAAHLGESPKSVYASVKCNYTKCNIINSLKKIDNSIYLLGGTDLDDMESTLEEYKTYNPAIESVLIPNTKHLPQLESPVAFYEICETFLGPE from the coding sequence ATGAAAACAAAAAATAAATTACTTACCTTATTGATCCTTTCATCAGGTGCTGCTGCTGCTACTGCCCTGATCAATAAAGCGGTGAAACTTTCCGCTGTATCAAAGCATATTTTAGAAAGCCGTGTTTCCCTCTGCTATCGCTGGCGTCTGGGAAATATCCATTATACAAAGATTGGTGAAGGAAAGCCATTATTGCTTGTCCATGATCTGGAACCAGCTTCAAGCAGCTATGAATGGCATGAAGTGCGCAAAAGACTGGCAAAAAATCATACTGTATACACCATTGACCTGCTAGGCTTTGGCCGTTCTGAAAAGCCTAACCTTACTTACACCAATTATTTATATGTGCAGCTGCTTTCTGATTTCATCAAATCAGAAATTGGTCATCGCACTGACATTTTAGCCACCGGGGATGCAGCGTCCCTGGCAGTTATGGCCTGTGGAAATTCTCCGGAGTTATTTGACCGTCTGATTCTTGTGAATCCAGAGTCCATGCTTTCCTGCAGTATGGTACCTGGCAAAAATGCAAAACTTTATAAATTTATTCTGGATCTGCCTATTGCAGGCACTTTGATCTACCACATTGCCAGCAGCCGCCAGAACATTGCAGATACTTTCAAAAATATTTACTACTCCAATCCATACTCTGTAACAGCCAGACAAGTAGATGCATATTACGAAGCTGCTCACTTAGGCGAATCACCTAAGTCTGTTTATGCCAGTGTAAAGTGTAACTATACCAAATGTAATATCATTAACTCATTAAAGAAGATTGACAACAGTATCTATCTTTTAGGCGGTACTGACCTGGATGATATGGAAAGCACACTGGAAGAATATAAAACCTACAATCCAGCCATTGAATCTGTACTTATCCCGAATACCAAGCATCTTCCACAACTGGAATCACCTGTTGCATTTTATGAGATATGTGAAACATTTTTGGGACCAGAATAA
- a CDS encoding AAA family ATPase — MGRIITIANQKGGVGKTTTAINLSACLAEAGQHVMLVDFDPQGNASSGLGVEKEDYEHTVYDMMAEEADLDECLVKNIQDNLDVLPSDMNLAGAEIEFQEVEDKETLLKRYLDKVRDNYDFILIDCPPSLNILTINALTAADTVLVPIQCEYYALEGLNQVLKTVELVKRKLNPQLELEGVVFTMYDARTNLSLQVVESVKNNLNQTIYKTIIPRNVRLAEAPSHGMPINLYDTRSTGAESYRMLAAEVMSRGEEL; from the coding sequence ATGGGACGAATTATTACAATTGCCAACCAGAAGGGCGGGGTGGGAAAGACTACAACAGCAATCAATTTATCAGCCTGTCTGGCAGAGGCAGGACAGCATGTAATGCTGGTAGACTTTGATCCTCAGGGAAACGCAAGCAGCGGACTGGGAGTGGAAAAAGAAGATTATGAACATACGGTTTATGATATGATGGCAGAAGAAGCAGATCTGGATGAATGCCTAGTAAAAAACATCCAGGACAATCTGGACGTGCTTCCTTCCGATATGAATCTTGCAGGTGCGGAAATTGAATTTCAGGAAGTAGAAGATAAAGAAACGCTTTTAAAACGTTATCTGGATAAAGTGCGGGACAATTATGATTTTATCCTGATTGACTGCCCACCTTCTTTAAATATACTGACCATTAATGCACTGACAGCAGCGGATACTGTACTGGTGCCGATCCAGTGCGAGTATTATGCCCTGGAAGGGTTGAACCAGGTGTTAAAGACAGTAGAACTGGTAAAAAGAAAATTGAACCCACAGTTGGAGCTGGAAGGTGTTGTGTTTACCATGTATGATGCACGTACCAACCTGTCACTTCAGGTAGTGGAAAGTGTAAAGAACAATCTGAATCAGACTATTTATAAGACCATTATTCCAAGAAATGTAAGATTGGCAGAAGCACCAAGCCATGGTATGCCCATTAACCTCTATGATACAAGGTCAACAGGTGCAGAAAGTTATCGTATGCTGGCAGCGGAAGTGATGAGCAGAGGAGAAGAGTTATAA
- a CDS encoding ParB/RepB/Spo0J family partition protein — MAKKGLGKGLGAIFGEDVVKENKEETEKKAKAKAEAKAAEEMDEKGRILMLKLDLVQPNKEQPRKTFDEEKINELAESIKNYGVLQPLLVQKNDSFYEIIAGERRWRAAKAAGLKEVPAVLKEYSKQEAMEISLIENVQRADLNPIEEALGYRQLIDEFGLTQEEIAVRVAKSRTAITNTMRLLKLDEQIQNMLVQGVITSGHARALLSLEDTQMQLKAAKEILDKKLSVRETERLVKRLQKEASGEKKEEKKKDETLALIYQDLEDRMKSVMGTKVSIHNKDKNKGRIEIEYYSEAELERIVEMIESIG; from the coding sequence ATGGCAAAGAAGGGATTAGGAAAAGGCCTGGGGGCAATTTTTGGGGAAGATGTTGTAAAAGAAAACAAAGAAGAGACAGAGAAAAAGGCTAAAGCTAAAGCAGAAGCAAAGGCAGCAGAGGAGATGGATGAAAAAGGTCGTATTCTGATGCTAAAACTGGATCTGGTACAGCCAAATAAAGAACAGCCAAGAAAGACCTTTGATGAAGAGAAGATTAATGAGCTGGCGGAATCCATTAAAAATTATGGAGTGCTGCAGCCATTACTGGTGCAGAAAAACGATAGCTTTTATGAGATCATTGCAGGAGAGAGAAGATGGCGTGCTGCAAAGGCAGCTGGGTTAAAAGAAGTTCCGGCTGTTTTGAAGGAATACAGCAAGCAGGAAGCAATGGAAATCTCTCTTATTGAAAATGTACAGAGAGCGGATCTGAATCCCATTGAAGAGGCATTAGGCTACAGACAGCTGATCGATGAATTTGGATTGACCCAGGAAGAGATTGCAGTGAGAGTGGCAAAGAGCAGGACTGCGATCACCAATACTATGCGTTTATTGAAATTAGATGAACAGATCCAGAATATGCTTGTTCAGGGTGTTATCACCAGTGGACATGCAAGGGCTCTTCTTTCTTTAGAGGATACACAGATGCAGTTAAAGGCTGCAAAAGAAATATTGGACAAGAAATTAAGCGTCCGTGAAACAGAGCGTCTGGTAAAGCGGCTGCAGAAGGAAGCTTCCGGTGAAAAGAAGGAAGAGAAGAAAAAGGATGAAACATTGGCTCTCATTTATCAGGATCTGGAAGATAGAATGAAATCTGTTATGGGAACTAAAGTAAGCATACACAATAAAGACAAAAATAAAGGCCGAATTGAAATAGAATATTATTCAGAAGCGGAACTGGAAAGAATCGTGGAAATGATAGAATCCATCGGCTGA
- a CDS encoding DUF4446 family protein: METSILNQLPFDPGFLILGLIGLVLILLILLISTMMQLKSLSRKYDYFMRGKDAETLEDVIMDQIEEIRNLKAEDRAAKDSIRTLNRNFRASFQKFGMVKYNAFQGMGGNLSFVFALLDYTNTGFVLNCIHSREGCYIYMKEVDRGQTEVVLGNEEQEALEQALGYIDKQQ; encoded by the coding sequence ATGGAAACCAGTATTTTAAATCAGCTCCCATTTGATCCGGGATTTCTTATTTTGGGACTGATTGGCTTAGTGCTTATACTGCTGATCTTGTTAATATCAACAATGATGCAGCTAAAAAGCCTGAGCCGTAAATATGACTATTTTATGCGGGGAAAAGATGCAGAGACACTGGAAGATGTGATCATGGATCAGATTGAAGAGATCCGTAACCTGAAAGCAGAAGACAGAGCTGCAAAAGATTCTATCCGCACCTTAAACCGGAATTTTCGTGCATCCTTCCAGAAATTTGGAATGGTAAAATATAATGCTTTTCAGGGAATGGGGGGCAATTTAAGCTTTGTATTTGCACTGTTAGACTACACTAATACAGGATTTGTATTAAACTGCATCCATAGCAGAGAAGGCTGCTATATATATATGAAGGAAGTGGACCGGGGGCAGACAGAGGTGGTACTTGGAAATGAAGAACAGGAAGCACTGGAACAGGCTCTGGGCTATATAGATAAGCAGCAGTAA